The region ATATTTCAGATCGGTCTGCCGAAGAGCTCCAAAAGCGCCATACAGCACGTTAATTGTCACCAATACCAGAAAAACTCCCATCCACATTTGTGCCCCTTCGGGCATCAAGTAAATACCAACCCGCAGGCAGCCATAGCCGCCGAGTTTCATTAGGACTCCGGCATGGAGCATGGAAACTGCTGTTGGGGCCGAGGCATGACCGTCAGGAGACCAAGTGTGGAAGGGGAACATGGCGCCGAGCACTCCAAATCCTAAGAAAATAACTGGGAAGGCCCAATACTGGAATGAATCGGAAAATCGTAATTGAGAGAGCTTTGCCAGGTCAAAGGTTGAGATGCCAGATTCGAAGTAAAGCCCCAGGATTCCGGCCAAGATTAAGGCCGATCCGGCAACCAGCATCAGGGTCAGCTTCATGGCGGCGTATTCTTTTTTGCCGGAGCCCCAGAGGCCGATTAGCAGGTACATAGGTAGCACCGCGATTTCGTAGAACATAAAGAAGGTAAAAAGATCGATGGAAATAAAAACTCCATAGACACCAGCCACCAGTACGTTGAGCAGAATAAAAAACTCCTTAGCTTGATCCTTGACCTCCCAGCTGGCAAGGACACCGCAAAAAATGACGATGGCCGTGAGCAGCATCATCAGCACAGAGATAGCATCAACACCGATGTTATAGTCAATGTTCATGATCTTGAACCAAGAGGTTTGGTAGGTGAAATGGAAAATACTGGAAGTGGAACTGTTCCCCGCCTGTGCTGACTCGACGACATTGATGAACTTCACTGTCAGGATTATTACCAGGGCAAGATTGATGAAATTGCCAAACAGGGAAAACAGTTTGATCAGCCGATGATTATCGTGGCGCACTGGAAGG is a window of Desulfobulbaceae bacterium DNA encoding:
- a CDS encoding NADH-quinone oxidoreductase subunit M — encoded protein: MNGPLLLTLIWIIPFMIALACLPVRHDNHRLIKLFSLFGNFINLALVIILTVKFINVVESAQAGNSSTSSIFHFTYQTSWFKIMNIDYNIGVDAISVLMMLLTAIVIFCGVLASWEVKDQAKEFFILLNVLVAGVYGVFISIDLFTFFMFYEIAVLPMYLLIGLWGSGKKEYAAMKLTLMLVAGSALILAGILGLYFESGISTFDLAKLSQLRFSDSFQYWAFPVIFLGFGVLGAMFPFHTWSPDGHASAPTAVSMLHAGVLMKLGGYGCLRVGIYLMPEGAQMWMGVFLVLVTINVLYGAFGALRQTDLKYITAYSSVSHCGLVLFGFTAMTFTGLKGGVLQMISHGLMTALFFCLIGMIYGRTHTRTVSEMGGLMQVMPFLSVAFVIVGFAGLGLPSLSGFVAEANVFVGSFANPAIINRVCTVLAVLSIVVTAVYILRAVNALVNGPIAPKFTMLSDATTLEKVPVSILLFCLFGMGIMPGWIITLVNDAIHPIFNNLTR